A single region of the Plasmodium reichenowi strain SY57 chromosome 9, whole genome shotgun sequence genome encodes:
- a CDS encoding leucine-rich repeat protein yields the protein MNEENYNVKDKDSTSFTFYEKTYEGDDTCFFNIIISFKKLKIYNEKDFEQVINLNSENILNDIVKIEEHLQRNIYNNTEIIKKRNNKNINKKKEDFDIDINNEMDNENMNDINYNHNKYDNCDDLYKNYKERFDILINGLNDSNLKSYTVKEKSEREQKKKLCVMWELDLSYNYFKEISIDNILCIMISKNIIPHKNILQLNNLRTLNLRKNNLICFPYISKFVLDGLVNIHISHNYITGCNNYIDKIDNMTYISKNLCQEDIKNKINNINFNNEGTWNRVLPNLKNIYLQNNYLQSFFSLKYLINKHKNIKYINISFNKINFLTDLFILKNVEHINLSYNTFMKIESNMTSHGITKDINNSMDEKNDIYYNNINKNETSEQDEEIPIKVDHTIEQTCTHFCIEGQENKNMLISDSTYKNQHDNDNNNVHNKDNNNEIIFHNLLLNLKFFFPSLKNLNIKYTEVYQKFKLYIKKEHYKYERNYFIDFK from the coding sequence ATGAATGAAGAAAACTACAACGTGAAGGATAAGGATAGCACGtcatttacattttatgaaaaaacaTATGAAGGTGATGACACGTgcttttttaatataattataagtTTTAAAAAACTGAAAATctataatgaaaaagattTTGAACAAGTTATAAATTTGAATTcagaaaatatattgaacGATATTGTAAAGATAGAGGAGCATTTACaaaggaatatatataataatactgAAATAATTAAGAAGAGAAATAACAAAAacataaacaaaaaaaaagaagattttgatatagatataaataatgaaatggataatgaaaatatgaatgacattaattataatcataataaatatgataattgTGATGatctttataaaaattataaagaGCGGTTTGACATTCTTATTAACGGACTTAATGATTCTAATTTAAAAAGTTATACAGTAAAAGAAAAATCGGAGAgagaacaaaaaaaaaaattgtgCGTAATGTGGGAACTTgatttatcatataattattttaaagaaatttctattgataatatattatgcaTTATGATAAGCAAAAATATTATCCCTCATAAGAACATTTTacaattaaataatttaagaACATTAAACTTAAGGaagaataatttaatatgtttTCCTTATATATCAAAGTTTGTATTGGATGGCTTAGTTAATATACACATATcacataattatataactggatgtaataattatatagataaaatagataatatgacatatataagtaaaaatttatgtcaagaggatataaaaaataaaataaataatatcaattttaataatgaagGTACGTGGAATAGGGTACTACctaatttaaaaaatatttatttacagaataattatttgcaatcttttttttctttaaaatatttaattaataaacataaaaacataaaatatataaatattagttttaataaaattaacTTCTTAACAGATTTATTTATCttaaaaaatgtagaacatataaatttgtCTTATAACACCTTTATGAAGATAGAAAGTAATATGACATCACATGGAATAACAAAAGATATAAACAATAGCATGGATGAAAAGAACGATATATactataataatattaataagaaTGAGACAAGTGAACAAGATGAAGAAATACCTATAAAGGTAGATCACACAATTGAACAAACGTGTACACATTTTTGTATAGAAGGacaagaaaataaaaatatgttaattTCGGATAGcacatataaaaatcagcatgataatgataataacaatgttcataataaagacaataataatgaaattatatttcataaccttttattaaatttgaaatttttttttccatctttaaaaaatctaaatataaaatatacagAAGTTTACCAAAAATTTAAGCTCTATATAAAGAAGGaacattataaatatgaaaggaattattttattgattttaaataa